The following is a genomic window from Mya arenaria isolate MELC-2E11 chromosome 4, ASM2691426v1.
TCATATTTTAATGAGTATAAGTAAACTTCTAACGAAATACTTGGCTTTTAGACAATACATGTTTGGATTAAAACGCGGTAAGGTAAATCTACAAACGCATATCCATTATGGAATGGTGACACTTCATTCAGAAAAAGCATTACAGTTCTCCCTTGACGCAGTGAATGAAATGTAGTTATATTCAAAATCACGTCCCTACAGTCAGAATCTAAACCCAATTTAACTCAAGAGCAGTATACTGCtgtgaaatgtaaaatattgcaataccatacaatgataattgTAACAATTGACTGCAGTTTATGATTGAGACTACGGACTCAGAAGTACTGTAAAGTACTGCTTCATTAAGAACAGTTCCGCCGACATTGCGCTGTGTTATTCCGATTACAAATTTAGTAGaactatttaaacattaaagatagcaattataaaaatatactgaAGCTGTTATCTGAACAATCATTCATGCAAATATAGACTCAACgtcctgaaataaataattatattttaaacagtatgatcaacaaatacaatagtaATCACTATCACCCTTTGCTTAAGAAACGGGTATTTTGTTGGCTTTTTCGCACAAAATACTAGTAAAATGTACTCTTATGTACAACTGGCAATATCACAGCGTGATCTAAGTCTGAAGCTACGTTAATTGATTGCTGAAATACTTTCATTTTCCCCTCACATAACATTTCGTTTTAAGATACTTGTTATCACTGGGGTTTCCACCTACTGATAATCTAGTTAGAAAGCTGGCGGATTATTACGTGAAAATGTATGGTGTGTTACCTGAAACTTGAGTGTCATTGATACCGCTGGAGCAAACACTTGTTAAATATCTTTTTCTAAATTTGCTGAATTATTTTGGCTTGCCTTGAGACATATTAGTGGAGGATCAATGTCATTCTTGCTTTGATCCACAACTGAACGTACGTAAGAACAACTTGCACTAGTCTCATCACGAGCATGTTAATGctgttaatgttaatgttaatgacCTCTAGGGGAATATggatttcaaaatgttatttattttaaatttttagtaaaaactataaaaaagttctatgtttgaaaaataattatcattttatttttcttggcTCTTGATTTGAAATGCTATTCCCTTGATTTAAATAACTATCATTAGCGTTGGTGAGTGTATCTTGGAAAGGTAGCTAGCATATTCACCAACCCAAAAGTGCATagatgatgaaaatatagtCATAATCTGTATGCCCATTGTAGTTAAAATCGACTTTACGAAAGTGCCGATTTTTTGCATTATTACCAAACGAATTAATACGTATTTTTCTACTACAGAGTCTTCTAGATATTCGTACCAGGATAATTTTAACAATGCAGCGTTTTCTTGCGTATAGTATTTGCAAAATGAACACGTctcttcaaatttatttttaattaacttaatgaaaattcTTCAACTTATCCTGGCTGCAGCGTAagacacatatatatatcaagcaAATTCAGTGTTTCACATGTCACTTCCTCTTCCCTGTTTTATTCTccgttttacaaataaatgtttaaaaatctaGTGACATCTGTAAATAATGCGGCTATTTAAAACCGATGGTAGCTGCAATTTGAATCCGGAcggtttgcacaatattgataAACATGCAGATGCTTAAGAAGGATCTATTATGGATATGGTGATATATGTTGACAGATATTTGCAGAAGAACAGCAATTAGTTGGACATATTGTTTAACGTTAAGTCTTTGTTTGGAAATAAGATTGACCTCATTGtgtgtgtttaatattttctcATCCTAGTATCAGACACTTATCttaatttttgtttgtgttaGAACATTCAGTTTATGTTAAGTGTCATCTGggttgtattttttatgtttttaagacaaacacaaaataagAGAAACATTACAAATATGGATCTATTAGTGTTTTGACCAAATACACTACAATGTGTGTATAATAATGTTCTACGCCGTTTCGTTATAGAAACGCATCAAAACATCAAGCGTATACTTATTTTAAGTACTTTTACAAACAACTTGCATTAGCACTAAATGATCAACAAACGAAAATGTACCCTTTTACCACTAAAAGCTATATTAATTCATTGCTGAAATAGTTTTTCTTTCCCTTGACAGTAATTATCGAATTAACCTCATTGTTATCTTCTGCGTTAACACCTATAGATAATCTCCAGTCGTTTAGCTGTCGGATTAACATACGAAACGTCTGTTGTGTTATATGAAGTCTTCAATGACATTGATACCATCGGAGGAGATGGTTGTTTATTGTCAAATACTTTTCCTACCATGCTCGAACTTCATTTATTTGCCGTCAGCATTCAACATATGGTGAATCAGTGTTTTAGTAAACTGACTAAATGATATGTGCATAAAAAAGCAAACACTTGCTCACCTCCACTTCTCAAATCATGCCTAGAAATTTAACGGGACAGACCAAATTATCATAACTTGATATCAGCTTGAGTATTCCAGAGTTCTAACTGCAAACACAAAGGAGACACATTAGGACAACACTCACATTTACATTCACCAAACAAACCTTTGTCCTCCGTTCTTACGgtaaattatgaaaacatattttgtttctatgtattttcataaaataactaATGTGTAAACTACACTAAATAATACGTGTATCAATACATGTTCGGGATACCGTCTCGGAACGATTAGAGTGTCCAACTTACTGCCTATCCAAACATATATCAgtaattacaaaaatacaaaaaataaagatcgATACTAAATGTAAAGGCAAGTTAACGTAGTCCTAAAGTTTTATCAAAAGGATAATCTCATTCAAGATGGTTTACCTAAATGCAGTTTGGCAATGAAGCGTGCTAGCGCTTCTTGGTCATTTGCTCGCGTGCCCTACTGAGTTCAAAAGGCATAAcatcaattaaaaagaaatattcatcATGATTAAACATTAGCACTACATTCTGCAACTGAGAATTTGTTCTTTGAAGAAGTGTAACAGACAAGATACCTTTGTATAAAGAACAGCTGATTTTGATTAAGGTCGTATCTTATTTGGTATCAGGGGCGTAGCAATGAGGTTTGTAATGTGTACGCAAGATGATATTGGCGGGGGGTCTGGGGGTCTTCCCCggataaaaaaagtttatagaTTGTATGTAGTGACTTCTGGGAGCATCCTGACCCCTAAATGTAACACAATTATGACAACAAATACGCGTCCtttttaaactatataaatggttttattgataaaaagcGACATATGGTTAATATGATATTGCATCATCCTGACCTCATCAGATAAAATTGATGCCGTAATATTCATGATGATTCACAGCTACCACAAATATTAATAAGCAACAAatcagtacatgtatgtgatcaTCATACAGCTAAACACGCAAATGCTTGTGGACgcttttgataaaatatgaatatgtataaCATCATCATTCAACATGTATTTACTACAGACTCAGTACATATCGTAACAGGTACtcttatttatcttatttatgGACATACTGAAACGTCACTGGAACACCAGCGCTAGTTTCCTGTTTTTGCGTCTTGCGAAAATATCCAACACAAGTTCACTGTCAAGTATTTTCTCTctataaacattcaataaacCTAGACCCGACAATctactggtggtcatagtgtTGCGTAGGTAGGTTTTAACTCTCCTCATGACACTGAACGATCGCTCTGCAGTTGCTGTGGAAACAGGCATGCTGACGAGAACGCACAGCACCTTGTGAATGCCTGGATATAGGTCTTGGTGAGCGGTCCTGATTGTGTCAGACAAATCGGAGGGCTTTTGTGCGTCATCAACAATGACCCATCTGAAAAAAAGTGTCTCTCGTAATTTGGCccatctttattttgtttattttatcaataattataaaataggCGTTGTGCTGTAAGGGTTAAATGATAAcgatgtaaatatttaaaatttatctgGGTAGTATTTTTTCTCAATCAACAATTTAAGCTGTAAGTGCTTTTATAACAGGCCTTTTACGTAAAATACAGATAAAAGTAAGCAAAAGAAATACAAAGAATAAAGAAGTTTACAGCTGTATTGCTCCAACCGCTACATTACACATTAAATTTAACAGTACACACGTTTTGACTGAAGAAAAATGCGGACTGATCGTTCTTTAAATTGACAAGCGTGTATGTAAGTAACAAAGTGTATTTATACCTCGTTCTCCATCTTTGAACTTCTCTGTGAAACATCATCTTCGTGAGCTGGAGATCTCGGCTGTATGAATCAAATACAGAGTCGACCAACGCCTCCGACAGCTGGTTAAGTCGCTTCGGGAGAAGATACTGCGCCGAGTAGCGTGGTTCTGCATTAATAAGACGTTCATCCAATTCTGTATACAGATGATCAATAAATGGCAGGAACATGTTTTTTCTCCAGTAAGAACTTGGGTCATCTGCTTCTTTATTCGAGCGATGGCATTGCCTTTGCTCAACTCTGGGAAAAGATGGCTCAATGTCATTGTGTTGGGCAATGTAAATGGCACTTTCGAAGAGGGCGTCCCATACTGCTTGGTCATTTCTTTCTTGGTTGATCATTGTCTTCACAACCTTTGACTCTTCTACAGCGACGAGAAGGTCACAGTCCTTTTTTGTAATAGGGCAGATAAGTTTATCAAGCCTGACAAGACGTGTTCGGTGTCCACTAATGTTATGATAAAGTCAAACTTGTTGATGGATGCCAGGTAAGACCTCGCTTTCGAGTTCCCGTCTTCTGCAAGGGTTGACAGTGCTGTGCATGCAGTTGGGAAGCAGGACTTGAAAGTGTATAGTGCGTCTGCCCGAGATGCCCACCGTGTCTCACACAACGTTTTAGCTTCCTTCGTCTGTCCATTTCTCCTTTCGCTAGCTCGTCGTTATTCAATGCGTCATTGAAAGCTGTCAATCTCTTTGCTGAGTAGTCGAAGGCAAAtgctattgtttgtattgtgtccaTAACATTCCGAACTAGTGGTTCTTTGCAGGCGTGGATGATACAGAGGTTAAGGCTGTGTACCTTGCAGTGAGTGTAGACCGCATCTGGTATAATCTCTCTTACACGGGCATGCACACCACGGTACTTCCCACTCATATTTGCCGCGCCATCATACCCCTGTCCTCTCATGTTTTGTATCACAATTCCCTTTTCAGTCAAATTATGGAGGAACTTATCTGTGAGGGCCTTTCCTGTTGTTGCGCCGCACTCCGCGAAACCCAAGAATTTTTCCTTGGTGATGCATTTATCAACTTCGTAGAAACGGACACATAAAGCCATTTGTTCAGTTGTGCTACAGTCAGTAGCTTCGTCTGTAATAAATCCAAAACATGGGCTTTTGTTACAGTCTCTCACAATATCTCCAACAATGATTTCTCCACATATCTGAATTAGCGCATTCTGAATTTCAGGAGAGGTATACTTATTTGTGGTTTCCTTTTTCAGCATGTGGTCACGTAAAAGCCCATTATCCTTACTTCTGTACTCAAGCAACTTCACAAAGTTTCCATCATCTTCTCCGTGACCTCTCAATGCTAGGCCCTGCTTTCCACAAAGGATAATGGTGTCtataatgcatttcaaaatatgtctgtttttagAAACAACAGTGTCATGCCCGTAAGAGAATTTAGATTAGATGTTATTCTCTTTGCCTTCTGAAATCTTTACGAAGCTGTCTGTTGCAAGAAGCGAACTTTGGAGCGATTTCAACGCCTGGTGCCTTGTAACCAGCTTTCCTAGGTTGCTCCAGTCGTTGATTGGCGATACCCCGAACGCCTTTTCCTTCGAATCTCCACCTTGCGGACCAAAAAAACGACATGGCCCACAATACACACTATCCTTGCTTGTTGAATACCTCAACCAACTGTTTGATACGAACCAGCGAGGCTGCAACCGCCTTGAGCTTGATCCAATGAGTCTGAAAAGCAAAAGTAAATGTCAAGTAGACATTGCGTATATGGGTAATTTGCGTATATAAGTCttatgtatttttcatattgaATCCAAGTCCCTTAAATGCAGCTCAATAATAGGATAATGAAGGCTAACTGTAATAAAACGTAATATTCTGAAAGGAAAAAATGTTGTGTCGTTTTTCcaccccgtacacgcaacgtatTCGGGGTCCGTTTTCCATCCCATAAATGTTGCTCAGAActgggtccgtatttccatcccgtacacgcaacgtatTCAGGGTCCGTTTTCCATCTCGTAAATGTTGCTCGGAACTGGTCTGTCTTTCCATTCCGCaaacgcaacgtgtacggggtccgtatttccatccGGTACATGTGAATGTACAGAGTCCCTATATCCATTTATACATATTCGAGTATGACGTCCGTACACGTTGGGTGTACGAGTCCAAAAACTCCAGTTATTTCAAATTGAACGGGCCTATTCCTTCTCGTATATTAAACCATTATCCGCAGTGCAATGTTTTCCTTCACCAGGTGTGTGTTTTATTCGCGGATCTATGCAGGTGACattttttagacatttttcTTAACATGAGATATATTTACAGTGAATTATACTGCCATAGGTAGCAAAAACTGTATGAAAAACCTTTCAAGTAATAACCTTatgtaaattaaattcaaattgcCAATATCTATGCAAAAAGCTGGagaaaaaagctcagtagccaagagtttaaacataaacccggtttaagggcactgggtaaacgcaaaagacTATTACCAAggagatatattttataaaacgcACAAACAACACTACTTGCAACCATACCAATCAGTTGCTAAAGCAATATGAAAAAGgcataaatgtaaatacaagatGTAAACCTTTAAGTGAAAAACAGATTAAACCAATAACAACAATctatacaacaacaatgaaacCCTCATcatcaccttgaccttgatgttaaaaacaaaaacaaaaaatcattatcAAGCTATTACAAATGCAGTTTTTAAACGGTTtatcaaaacatcattttctgaaaaagaCGAATgggaaatattatattttgctaTGGGCGAGACTTGACTTAACGAGGGTGTGAATGAAATGTAAAGGCTGTCTAAGAGCGGAAAATCACCTCGTTTCTTCATTCATCAGACTTATTCTGTTATTACGTCGGAAATATTGGAATTTCTGGAATTTCGACCCTGAACATAAGGATAGTTAGTTAGGGAAAACTGTGTCAATGTCAAGGTTGAATAAACACTTTGgttttactaaattaaaataacagGTCTAAAAAAACGTTGTTTTGTTGTAGAACAGTGCATGGTCTGGTACATAGAATGCATGTAAATTCCTATAGTTCGTGCTGCTAGCTAAACAATGCATAATAACAAGATCACCAACAATTATTCTCGTCACTCTATAATATGGTTACTGATATGTTTTAACGATGTTGTTATTCCGTGTATCTGTTCATGTttaatttcatgtatatataaaatgttgatatttgtgtttttaaaataaagggGTATTTCCAAACAGAAAAAGATCGCTGATTTCATATTCAACACTAACGAGTgttgtataattattatcttCTTCAAGTGGAAGTATATAATGCCATTAGTCTTCGAGTTGATTCTGTCGAACAgcaatttgttgttgtttttgttgactTTGATATAGGCTAATACTTTGTaatttgtttccaaatattATTTGGAAGTGAATTACGCAGAAAGTAGAATCCCTAGTCATGGTCGGCCAAAGGCACGTTATATAGGAATGTATAACTTTAAAGAGCCTTTCAGTGTATGCAAATGAAAGCAGAAGTCTTCAATATGTTAGGGGTAAAACCAGAATTCCGCTACTGGGCTTGAccatgtagttttcattgtattaatcaATATCGTGGAActacattattattgtaaaatagaactttaaaatatgtatgattAAGAATAACCTATACGAAAAAAATACCATTGTGTAAACTGATCACAAAACCAGCAAAACCAATATGCAAATATcgtatgttttatacttacaaaCCTTAGGACACATTAAATGAGAAACGAATAACTTGTTCAGTATTTGGTAAATGCTTAGGAAGCATTCGTGGGTTTAAATGTCCTTGTCCGTAACAACGCAATATGCAGTGGGACTAAATATTGGCTAGCGATCCAATATCAGGTTTCTTTTGGCGTTCCGTACTTGTATAAACCTAACTTACTAGCTAGACGTGTTAGATTATACCCATGCGTATTAACAATTCagtatattttaattgatttttgttctgttttcaGACTATACGCTATGGGCGTTTTGGGTCGATCGACAAATTAATATTGAGCTCCCGTTCAAACAAGTGTAAGTACAAACCAATCTTTGCCCCCGTGtgtgtagttttaaaagtttactGGATTGCAGCTGAATCTATTTCCATTTGAATTCCCTCTCCTTGCCCCGTGCTATGTGTAATTAGTTTGTCAGTTGTTTTGCAGTTTCGTTAATCTCAGAATTCATAATAACATATATTCAGTGAAACATTTTGTGCTACCTATTTAACTGAactcttgttgttttattagaGGTAAAACTATAAGGTAAGTCTTTGCATAATAAACGGAATAAGCACCTACATATCCATAACAAAACTATGTGCACTATGTTCGCATATCGTCAGCATATAGTCTCGTGTCTTacataacatatacatatttaagtgaatgCATGTCAGATACAATATGagtacatatatacagtataagACGAATCATTGtcataatacattaattttgaagAGCTTTATCGATATATTGTTGGTgtagagataaaaaaaatgagtttgagTTGCCTTCAAAAGGGTTTTTGCTTTGACCTTGTAGTTTCTTCTGTATTATCTTTAATGAGTAGGTTAAATACGTTGTTTGGACAGCGATTTCAAAGTGTTTTGACACATCAAAGTACAAGTATTCATTCTCTTAAAGCACTTGTGAGTTTAGAGGACTTGCATTTGAGGCGATTCTGGAAATAAAATGGATGTGTTTGCTATCAACATTTGCgctgtatattaaaacaatgacaaaagtAATTGAACAACTTAACAATGTTTGCTAATGCGCATGCATAGGGCTAGCAATTCACCAGCAATGCGCCAGCATCATAGACTCGTACAATCACGTATTCAAGTGTTCAAGTaactcaatataaaataaaattaaaactaaccATAGAAATGTTCTAACAATAGTGATTTTTGGATAATGTAGATAATTTAGAATTATATGAATTAAGAAATCCGATGTAGAATTTTCCCGGTCCTGTTATCTCATTATTTTGTTGGTATTATTTAGTACAAAAACGtaattataaaacacaatataacaaACGTGATTTATGGACttgaacaattacaaaaaagtatttcacgtccgatttaagttgaaataagaaacaaaaatgagaactacaataactttaaaatgttttgcagTCATGTTTGTGTACATGATATTAATCAGTATGCATTTAtcctttcaaaaatatcaatactattttaagaaaacaagcaacattatttaaatttacatgaTAACAATAAGTACACAGACGCATGCCATAATTAGATATTGACCGTTAAATATTAAGTTGGAATAATCATTGACATATTCTCGTACACATAACACAATCTCTAGTAATAGCTTTTATCGCTTGATTTGCCAATATTTCAACACTTGGCTCTTTAGTCACATTATGTTTTCTATACGGCGTGAATTCAATTATATCTTCGCATTAACGATGGACAGTCCGCAAAACGTTAACATTATGACTTAAGCAAAATAGCTGACACTATCAGATgtgtttatcaatttaaatcataatagTTTAAACAGAGCACGTGCACCTGGAGTTCTCAACTTAAGTCAACAAACTATTACGTGCGATTAAAGCAAAAGAGCTGACATTATcagatatgtttatcaattgaaataattgaaacCTAACAGGCACCAAAGCAATTTAAACTCATGTAATATCAATAACATTGATAAACCATAAGTACGAGCATCTGGAGATCTCAACTAAAGTCAACAAACTATTACGTGCGAATGCCATCATCATGCTCTAATCGTTGCTTTAGATACTTGTTGATTACATCTGCAACCAACTGCATTTAGAGTTGACATGCCGttgaattgtttatttgaacaatacaaaatgttttaatttctcCTGAGCTCTTTTTACGTATGTTTTCATTAATCCATTATTTTAAATGCTAAGTGTTGCCTTCAAAGGCTGTTGAACACAGCAACACGATTACCTTCGTATGGctgaatttcaataaaaatgtacaaaagaaTGTTGCATGTTTTCCAAACGTTCTATGGGATGGGTCTTGGAAGAATTCGTTCAACACTTAATTTCATCCTGTCTCGTACCTTTTGATACGAATACAACAAGCATCACTGTGTAAAGAAACTCTCTCAGAAATCATCGGATTGAGATACATTTGTCAGTCATTCAATAAATTACCTCCGATTATTCACCCTGCTTGAACATGCATCAATTCCTgtaatgtatgttaaataaacaagcaaatGAATTCCTATGGAATATGAACCGGTTTTCGTGAGGCCTGATTTTGATAAGGAAATATTTATCTAAGATTGGATTTCCTCTGATCTACATCTTGCCAGACCAAGTTTTGTGAATCAGTAATGTCAGGGAGACATTCTGGTGAAGATGGCATCACTCATTGAGCTCTTTATGCCAAAGTTTTTTTACGGATTATCCAAGCGCTAAGACACccatcaaaatattcaatgatttggtAGACATCATGTCTGCCTTACGTACATAAGATACCCAAGAGATAAACCTTCTTTCGTCAGGTTTGTTTTGTCGTATGTTTGTACCCTTGCAGATGACTAAAAGTTTTAGATAATGTCCATACCATCCAAAACGTGTCACATTTATTCTAATTTCATTGACTCTGTTATGAAATGGAAAAATCCGACATTTTAAATCATACGGATTGTTTATCATTGCACTTTCAGTAGCGGTTTGTGAATGAATAAAGGAGAACGCGAATAAACTATTAAAGCTAAGAGTATTGTAAAATACCCATAATTTGCACTTACCCAAAACTGCTTTAATACACAGAAACAAATTATCGGTCCTCGATATTTCATTATACAATTACAAGAAATTCAATAAATGTCTGTAAGAGAAATACACACTCTTAGGTTGTTGCACTTACAACATCTTCTAGTATGGAGGACTTCATGTTTTAGTGTCGTtcctaaatatttttttgtgataattGCTGATgaaaacgtcatttcaaaccgTCTAGAAAAATGCCGACCTCAAAACAATGGGGAAATACGCATCTTAATTGCAGAGctaaatttctaaaaatagatatatcgataaatcatttttatgagAGATCTTTTTCGTGACTGCtttattaaatactttcaaagttgtcattcaaactatttttcatATACTGATTGGCCTTAAAAGCAATCACATGAATGCTCTTTTTACGACGTTCCATACGTTCGTTGTAACGAGCACGATTATATTCTAAAGAAACTGAAAGGAGGTGGCATTCAAATGTTCAATTCACATGCAAACAGTATGAATGCAGATAATGTACCGCATGAGCATCATCTAGACACTGGGAGTCGAAACCTTACCAGAATTATATTTTAGATTCCTGAAGCAGATTCCTTCATATTATCGAAAACCTTTTGATTATATCACCATTCATCAGAATATATAGCGCAGGTGAAAAGATTCCGCCGGTGATGCCATTCATCAGCCATACATTGTCAGCGTTTTGCAGATCTTGTAATGTATTTAACCCAATTTCTCGTTAGACATCATCATCTGATCATGTGCTTATCATTTTACTTGATGAACATCGCGTAGTGAAATAGAAAACGAATTTCCCCTAAGATCaatcaacaaattgtttttttatgtcaacATAATTGACAGCTATCAGATAATTATTCAAATGTGGCGCAGTATTTCAGTATTCAAGATACAAAACATACcccaaaaatgacataaaagtaattgtaaaattataagaataatttaatgaaataa
Proteins encoded in this region:
- the LOC128230746 gene encoding uncharacterized protein LOC128230746, with the protein product MERQTSSEQHLRDGKRTLNTLRVRDGNTDPVLSNIYGMENGPRIRCVLIGSSSRRLQPRWFVSNSWLRYSTSKDSVYCGPCRFFGPQGGDSKEKAFGVSPINDWSNLGKLVTRHQALKSLQNTIILCGKQGLALRGHGEDDGNFVKLLEYRSKDNGLLRDHMLKKETTNKYTSPEIQNALIQICGEIIVGDIVRDCNKSPCFGFITDEATDCSTTEQMALCVRFYEVDKCITKEKFLGFAECGATTGKALTDKFLHNLTEKGIVIQNMRGQGYDGAANMSGKYRGVHARVREIIPDAVYTHCKVHSLNLCIIHACKEPLVRNVMDTIQTIAFAFDYSAKRLTAFNDALNNDELAKGEMDRRRKLKRCDCDLLVAVEESKVVKTMINQERNDQAVWDALFESAIYIAQHNDIEPSFPRVEQRQCHRSNKEADDPSSYWRKNMFLPFIDHLYTELDERLINAEPRYSAQYLLPKRLNQLSEALVDSVFDSYSRDLQLTKMMFHREVQRWRTRWVIVDDAQKPSDLSDTIRTAHQDLYPGIHKVLCVLVSMPVSTATAERSFSVMRRVKTYLRNTMTTSRLSGLGLLNVYREKILDSELVLDIFARRKNRKLALVFQ